Below is a window of Candidatus Methanomethylicota archaeon DNA.
GCACAAAGTGATGTTAAAACAATCTTCAATGAATATGGAATTCTTTGAGGGGCATCAATTGCAGACATAACCAACACTCAGCCCCCAGTCAATCCAATTTAAAGAAGATGTCTATTTAAAAATTTCTCGATAAGTATACGTAAACTTACATCAACAATCATGATATATTATTTGTGGGTATTAAGTGACTTTAAAAAAATGAAAAAATGTAACTTAACTAATTTAAGATTTTATAATAAAGTATGTTTATTAAAAGTTAAAATTTATATATCACATCATACACTAATCAAATATTGAGGGTGAACAAAATGTCTGTAAAAGCAAAAATATTGGAAAGCTTAAAGACAGGTCCTAAGACTGTGGAGGAACTAGTGGCAGCCACAGGTGCAAAGCCCGGAATAGTTAAGGGGCAATTAACGAGACTAGTTAAAGCAGGAGTTGTTGAAAAGACTCCAGAGGGGAAGTTTAAGGCAAAGTAAATAATTAAAAATTTTTAATTTTTTAATTTTTTATTTTGCTTCAAACATTCAGCGTTTTACACTACAATCATAGACGTATATTAATATGTCATTGCCACAATTGATCACATTATGTTTGCAAGAGTTTATTTGTACAATTTCGCCTTCGCTGAACATCTTCTCAACATTACCAATTATTGCTTTACCATTACCCCTCAAAATATATAATTTCTCCTCAAAAGCTCCCTCACCATGAAAACCAACATCTTCACCAGGTTTAAGTAATACAATGCCAATCCTCCTATCATTGGAAT
It encodes the following:
- a CDS encoding winged helix-turn-helix domain-containing protein, whose protein sequence is MSVKAKILESLKTGPKTVEELVAATGAKPGIVKGQLTRLVKAGVVEKTPEGKFKAK